The Vitis vinifera cultivar Pinot Noir 40024 chromosome 16, ASM3070453v1 DNA segment gaaaaatgtttctgaTCCACACCATTTTTATAGTGTTTTGAAGGATTTAATGGGGAGCCTCACAAACGAGCGtcacaaaaaatgaataatgataACTTATAGCTGTGGCCAACTCCAAAATGCAACTATATGCCATTTAGCGGGGGCCAAAAACAAGATGCAGTTGTAAGAACCATTTGCTGCACTTTACTATGGTTGCTACTATTACTTTAACTTGTGTTTATGGTCACTTTCACAACTGCAGCTATAAGAAATTGTTGCACCACCTATGGCTACACCATGTAGCGGTCAACTTGGTGTGCAACCATAATTTGCAGGCACATTATTTCTGACCTCTAGTGAGGGTCACTAGCCGCTGCTATAAGGCATTATTCCTGTAGTGCTCCCTCTTACTATTTGGGCTTGGTTAATATCATactagtttgaaaattttgggtaTATGGTTTCTAGAGATgcatttgaagttcatttgttagagaatatttgaattttgggaGTTGGTAGTGGAGTATTAATTTTCCAAGGTTGAGATTTGTTGGTTTTTGGTGTAATTAGTATTCGTTAGTTTAGGGATTCCTTGTCCCACATGGATTATGAATTGGTTTGGTCAATGCTTGGAGGCTTATATATAAGCCCATGTCCTTTTAGCTATCTTAGTGGCTTTAGCCAATATTAGTATAAAGAAAGCTCTTTGCCAAGTAAGAGCCTCCTAGTTCGATATTCTtccaattttgtaattttctaatttaaaagttAATGAATTGATTGCTATTTCCCAAGGACATAGATAAGACACTCTTATGGTACATCATAAATATTATGtcctttcttttatctttattaatcttattgcttttctttctatttagagttagtttactttgttttctattatatatatttggtgtTATTTAAGTCATGTGAGGCTATGCAATACAACAATAATCATTTGAGTACTATGGAACTAGGCCTTAAAACATTAATTGATATTCCCGTTTGGTGCTATTTGAATCATTTAGAACATAggtaataattattacatgttTATATGCTTGTTGCTAGGGTACCTTGCTAGGGTACCATGCCAATGCCTCAAGACAATATTACATTATATGGACCTTGCAAGAGGAGTTATAACCCATACATTTAATCCAAATTACAAACATATGATATCATAGGAGATAGCATGCAAGTGGAAAAATGCTATGCTACCTTCCATCTAATGTAATTGTACCCATGGAATTGCACAAGGAAATTGGTGCTTCTATTGGATTGCTCATATGATCCTCAACTAACATTTCCTCAGAGTATAGAGTAGGCTTCGGAGGCATTTCTAATAGCTCAACCTCTCCTTCCAACATCTCTAAAGCTTTGCTCATTGAAGGACGATCTATGGGCTTCATCTGTATACACCATAGTGCAACTATCACCATTTTCCTAACAAGCTTCTTTTCATCTTCAGTGGCATCTCCCAAGTCTATGTTATCTCCTTGATCATATCTATCATAAATCCATgatggaaaatatatttgactcGAGTGCGCTGCATTTGCATTCACATTCTTTCTTCTCCCCACCATCTCCATtaacaacattccaaaactataaacatcagcTTTGTATGAGACACCtccaatatttttatagaacaaTTCTGGAGCAATATATCCCAATGTTCCTCGTGCAGCAGTGAGAGACACCATACTTTCATCTGTTGAATACAATTTTGCAAGGccaaaatctgaaacttttgGTGTAAAGtcttcatcaagaagaatattgtgtggcttgatatcaaaatgtAGAATTTGCATGTCACAGCCTTGATGTAAGTATTCAATCCCACGCCCCACTCCAAGTGCAACCTTATACAACCTTTCCCAGCttaaaaaagtgttattttcttctttaagaaaaataaacttatcaAGAGAACCATTAGGCATGAAGTCATATATAAGTGCCCATTTTGATCCTTGTACACAAAATCCTACAAGTCTCACCACATTAACATGGTGAATTCTTCCTATTGTTGCAACCTCATTGATGAAATCTTGTCCATTAGCTTTTGACATGACCAGCACTTTCACAGCTACAATGCGACCACTTCGAAGTTTTCCTTTATATACAGAGCCAAAACCTCCTTGACCTAATTTATTCGCAAAGTTATGAGTCATCTTCTTTATGTCTGAATACGAGTACTTGATGGGTTGGAGATTTTTTTGACTCCGTAAGAATTCTTCAATGCTATCATCTAATGATAGATGTCTCCGGTGGAACTTGTAAATCAAATAGGCGAATAGACACAACATCCCGAGCATAGTCCTTCCTATGACTAAACacaaatcaaatgtaaaaaaaaatgattattttaagaaaaaggaACAAGATATCAAAAACAAAGTTAAATCCAACAAATACATATGGTAGAAAAAACTATTCTACCTTCATATAAAGTAAAACACTAAGTTGTTGTGTTGTTAGAGAGCCATATAAAATAGCTACTTTAACAATCACTTTACAGAGTACTGTTGCTTGGGGAGCAATTTGATGGAAGTACTGGGGCCTTGGATAAGAAGACCccaatttcaatttcattgttTTGACTTCTTTATATGTTAGTGGAGTTGAATTACATTTAAATTtgggagaaaattttgaattacatCTAAATTGATTTTGCTTTGTACAGTCAAACAAAGCAAAATCAATTTGAAGTTCACTGCACAACCTTCAAAATGCAAGAATTCCAAGAATTTTCATATCAACTCTTTACAATATTGTTTTTACAAAAACTTAGTAGTTGGAATTTAGGAGGCTTACCAATAATACGCAGTATCCAGCCGCCTAGTAAGGAAGAGatgtaacaaattaaaaatatggacCAATATAAGTGAGAGACATAAATAACA contains these protein-coding regions:
- the LOC100853806 gene encoding LEAF RUST 10 DISEASE-RESISTANCE LOCUS RECEPTOR-LIKE PROTEIN KINASE-like 2.3, whose translation is MLREAQLVGVGLMTVVIHACFLSVCVAKHHKYQICSPSSCGDMRNISYPFRLQDDPRSCGYPEYELICENNRTMINLHGGTYLVTQINYQNYTIRVVDPRRKKDNCWISSPLNSIGAYYKENPYDSSSAWSAGYTLPYKWNPASPYPSEPIFYTIVLMNCEQSIRDDNYLHIIPCNTRGSSSSSPTYAYAVVGDYVSVGDIPYSCTIGTSIIIQPLKSLPEPSNLSMSDLQNYMLLGLQLSFLPLFCHRQCEMIGQDCYDINFTGNVGFECKSWADLTGNTPEKNGLWTGLWKFIRIYLLLPFFRGLLSPYTLKFGGLQEELSKCEFYYPCNTSMIGGWILRIIVIGRTMLGMLCLFAYLIYKFHRRHLSLDDSIEEFLRSQKNLQPIKYSYSDIKKMTHNFANKLGQGGFGSVYKGKLRSGRIVAVKVLVMSKANGQDFINEVATIGRIHHVNVVRLVGFCVQGSKWALIYDFMPNGSLDKFIFLKEENNTFLSWERLYKVALGVGRGIEYLHQGCDMQILHFDIKPHNILLDEDFTPKVSDFGLAKLYSTDESMVSLTAARGTLGYIAPELFYKNIGGVSYKADVYSFGMLLMEMVGRRKNVNANAAHSSQIYFPSWIYDRYDQGDNIDLGDATEDEKKLVRKMVIVALWCIQMKPIDRPSMSKALEMLEGEVELLEMPPKPTLYSEEMLVEDHMSNPIEAPISLCNSMGTITLDGR